AGCCTGTGGGGCGCGTGGTTCCTGCTGCTGCTGGCCCTCGTCCTCTGGTACAAGCCGTTCATGCTCGAGGGCGTGGGCTTGATGCTGGCCAACGTCGTGATGGGTGTCGTAGCGCCAGTGCTCTGGGAGCGCTTGGCACCGTATCAGCGGCACCGGCTGCTGGTATTTCTGGATCCGTCCATCGACCCGCGCCGCTCCGGCTGGCACGTGATCCAGTCCCAGGTGGCGATCGGATCGGGTGGCTGGTTAGGCAAGGGCTTTCTGATGGGCACGCAGAAGCGTCTCGCGTTCCTGCCCGAGCAGCACACGGACTTCATATTCGCGGTGTTAGGCGAAGAGCTGGGCTTCATCGGCGTGACGGTGGCGCTGATGCTGTTCCTGTTCCTGCTGCTGCGCGCCGTGCGCGTGGCCGAGCGCGCCAACGACTCGTTCAGCAGCCTGGTCGCCATGGGGCTCGCGTCGAGCTGGCTCGTACACATCATCGTGAACGTCGGCATGACGCTCAACCTCATGCCGATCACGGGCATTCCGCTGCCGTTCTTCTCCTACGGCGGGTCGTTCATGCTCGCGTGCTGGCTGGCGATCGGGCTCCTGTCCCGCATCTCGAGCGAGGGCCGGGGCGCGAGGGTGGGAGAGCTGGCGATCTAACGGAAGCGCGCGCTCGCGCGCTCCTCAGGCTTTCATCGCGTCCGCGGCGCTGACGTCGAGCGCTCGCTTGGCCGGCAGCATCGCGGCGGCCGCCGCCACGATCACCAGCAGCGCCGCCGTGCCGGCGAGCGTGATCGGATCGATCGCGGGCACGTCGACGAGCATCGACCGAATGGCGCGCCCAACGCCGGCCGTTGCGATGAGCCCGATGGCGATCCCGACGACGGCCACGCGCATCGCTTCCGCCATGACCAGCAGCATCACCGCCTGGTCGCCCGCGCCGAGCGCCTTCCTCACGCCGATCTCGAAACCGCGCTGCTCGACGCCGTAGGAGACGACGCCGTACGTCCCGACGCCGGCGAGTACTAACGCAAGCACCGCGAACCCGGCCAGAAGCGCGGTCGTGAATCGCCGGCTCGACACGGAGGTCGCGACCACCTCGTCGAGCGTCCGCACCTCGGAGAGCGGCGCGCCCGCGTCGAGCGAATGGAGAATCGCCCGAACCGCTGCGGCCTTGGCGCCGGGGTCGTGGTCGACGCGTATGACCAGCTTCATCTGGCGGGGCTGTGCATAGGCGCTGATGCCGCTCTGCGCATAGGGAAAGAACATCGTCGCTTCCGGCGCGTCGTCGAAGCCGCGAGAGCGGAAGTCGCCTGCCACGCCAACCACGGTCATGTCCGGCGAGTCGCCGCCGAGGCGGAAGCGTTTGCCTAACGGATCCTGTGCCGGCCAGGTGGCGTCGGCGAAACCGCGGCTCACGATTGCGACCAGCAGCGAACCCGGCCGGTCGGCGTCGGTGAACGAGCGTCCCGCGAGCACGGGAATGCCCATCGCCGCGAGCGCGCCCGGCGTGATCTGCTGCGGCACGGCATCGGGCCAGCGCGTGGTGCTGTAGTCCGTGCCTTCGGCACGATAGCCCCAGAGGCCACCGGCATCTACCACGGGCAGCCACCCGACGGCGCCGACGTCGCGGACACCAGGCAGCACCCGGATGCGCTTCACCAACTCGTCGAAGAACACTGCCGCGTGCGCGTCGTCATAGTCGGTGCGCAAAATCGAGACGCCGGCGGTGAGAACGTTGTGCGGGTCGAAGCCGAGCCGGTGCGACTGGAGGTTCCACAAACTGCGCAAGAGCATCCCGGCGCCGCCCACGGCCACCACCGCCAACGCGACCTCGGCCATCACCAGCACACGCCTAACTGAACGTCCGCCGGCGTGCGCTCCGACCACGCGGCCCGCATCCTTGAGCACCTCGCCGGCCGGCACGCGGGACGCGCGCAGCGCCGGCAGCACGCCGGTGACCAGCGCCGTGACGCACGCGACGACGCCCGTGAACGCCACCACCCTCCAGTCGATGGCGATCGCGTCGAGGCGCGGGATGGTCGATGGAGCGAGCGCACGCAGCCCGCGTCCGCCGGCCCACGCGAGGGCCAGGCCTAACGCAGCACCGCCCAGCGCCACCAGGCTGCTCTCGGCCAGGAGTTGCCGCGTGAGACGCGCCCGCGAGGCGCCGATCGCGCTCCGCAGCGCCATCTCCTTCTGCCGACCTTCGCCGCGCACGAGCAGCAGATTCACGACATTGGCGCACGCGATCATGAGCACGAAGCTCACCGCGCCGAGCAGCGCGAACAGGTACGGTCGCGTCTTGCCGACGAGATCGTCGGACACCGCCGAGAGGTGCGGCACCAGTGGACGCGACGGATCGAAGTTCTGGGGGTTGTCGCGCATGATCCGGTGGGCGATCGCGGCCGCCTCCGCCGCCGCGTGCCCCAGCGTGACTCCAGGCTTGAGCCGCCCGACCATGAAGAGATCGTAGTTGCTGCGATCGGCCAGGCTGTCGGGGTTGAAGTTAGGCAACGGCATCCACACGTCGGTGCGCGCTTCGGGATAGTCGAACCGCCCCGGCATCACGCCCACGATCACGCGGGACACGCCGTCCACGCGAATCGTCCGCCCGATCACGGAGGGATCGGCGCCGAAGCTCCGCCGCCAGAGCCCGTTGCTCAACACCGCAACCTGGGCCGGACGCGGCACGTGCTCGTCGGCCTCGAAGGTCCGGCCGAGCATCGCAGGGATGCCTAACACGCGGAAGAAGCCTTCGCTGGCACGTACCAGGCGGACGCGCTGCGGATTGTCTCCGTTGGTCAGCGTCGCTTCGCTGCGCGTGTACGCCGAGAGGCCCGAGACGGACGTCATCTCGCGCCGATAGTCGAGATAGTCGGGTTCCGACGTGAGCCACTCCGGCGCCTCGTGACCAAACGAGAAAACCTGCTCGGCGTGGGGGTAGGGAAGCGGCCGCAGCAGTATCCCGCTCACCACGCTGAAGATCGCAGCGTTCGCTCCGACACCGAGCGCAATGGTGGCGACGACGATGGTCGTGAACGCCGGTCGGCGCGTGTATGCGCGCGCGCCGTGCCGCAGATCGCGAAGAATCCCGTCCATGAGAAAATCCCGTCAGGGAGATCGTAGATTGGACACGGAAACGCGGGCAAAAATAGTTTGGAAGCCCGACCGGAGGGAAGCGCGCCCGGCTTCCGTACGCGGCCCCGACGGCGCACATTACTCAGATGGTCTGGTTCAGAAAGGAGCGCAAACCCCGGCAGCCGCGGCGGGAAAAGCTCGAAATCCCGGCAGATGCCTGGGAAAAGTGCGAAGCATGCGGTCACACCGACTTGCGGGAGAAGTTCGTCCGCAATCTCAACGTGTGCCCGCAATGCGACTACCACCGGAGTGTCCGCGCCAGCGACTACGTGAACATCCTCATGGATGACGGGTCCTGGGAGGAATTGGACGTCGACTTGAGGTCGGTGGACCCGTTGGCGTTCCCGGACTATCCGGCGCGTCTCAAGAAGGCCCTGGCCAAGGCCGGCGATGGCGACGCAATCGTCACTGTGGGCGGCACCCTGGGCGAGATGCCGATCAACTTGGGGGTGCTCGACTTCGCGTTCATGGGCGGATCCATGGGATCCGTGGTCGGCGAAAAAATCGCGCGGCTCGGGCAGCGCTCGCTCGAGCGCAAGTATCCGCTCGTGCTCGTGTCCGCTTCGGGCGGCGCGCGCATGCAGGAAGGCATCCTGTCGCTCGTGCAGATGGCCAAGACGTCGGCGCTCCTCGCCCAGCTCGCCGAGCGTCGCATTCCATACGTCTCGATTCTCACCAATCCGACCATGGGCGGCGTGAGCGCCAGTTTTGCGATGTTGGGCGACGCGATCATCGCCGAGCCAGGTGCGGTGATCGGGTTCGCCGGTCCGCGCGTGATCAAGCAGACCATCGGTCAGGATCTGCCCGAGGGATTCCAGACCGCCGAGTTCCTGCTCGATCATGGAATGCTCGACGTCGTGTCGCATCGGCGCGATCTCAAGAGCACGGTCGGGCAGTTGTTGCGCCACATGAGCGGTCAGCCGGCGGCGGCAGGGTGGACATCGGCCTGACGACCCCCGCGACGTATCACGAGGCGCTCGCCACACTCTTTGCCCGCGTCAGCGGCGGGTGGAAACTCGGCCTCGACACGACACGCGCGCTCCTCGCTTCTTTAGGCAACCCGCACGACGGGCTGCGCGTGCTGCACGTCGCCGGCACCAACGGCAAAGGCAGTGTGGTGTCCACGCTGGACGCGCTGCTCCGCGCCGAAGGCCTTCGCGTCGGACGATACACGTCGCCGCATCTGGTGGATTTTCGCGAGCGTATCGTCGTGAACGGCGTGCCGATCGGTGAAGATGCCGTGGTCGATTTCATCGCGCGTTGGACGCCCGAAGTCGAGCGGTTGGGCGCGACATTCTTCGAGGCGACGACGTGTATGGCGTTCGAGCACTTCGCGCGTGCGAACGTCGATGTCGCCGTGCTCGAGGTGGGACTCGGCGGCCGGCTGGATGCGACTAACGTCGTAACGCCCGACGCCGCCGGCATCACGTCGATAGGGCTCGACCATCAGCAGTATCTGGGCGACACGACCGAAGCCATCGCCATCGAGAAGGCCGGCATCTTCAAGCCCGGCGTGCCGGCGGTGATCGGCGAGGCGGATCCGGCGATTCGCGCGCAGCTCGCGGCGCTCGCACGCGCCGCAGGCGCAACGCGCGCGTTGGTGATCCACGATGAGTGGACGCTCGATGCGATCGATGTCGATGCCGGCGGCACGTCGTTCACGCTCGGCGCGCACGGAACAGAGCGCCGCTTGCGCACGCCGCTCGTTGGGCGATACCAGGCATCGAATACGGCCACCGCGATCGCAATGCTCGAGTTGGCGGGAGGACGCTACGCCGATGCTGCCGCGCGCGCGGAAATGACGCTTGCCAACGTCGCCATTCCCGGGCGGTTTCAGTGGTGCGGCGGCGTGATCTTCGATGTCGCGCACAATCCGGCCGGGACAACGGTGCTGTGCGACACGCTGGCGACGCTCACGCCGCCGCGCCCGCTCGTGTGTCTTCTCACCGTGCTGCGCGACAAAGACTGGCGCAGCATGATGGCCACGCTCGCTTCGCACGTCGATCGGTTCGTGCTCACCGCGCCGCCGAGCGTTCCGTCAGACCGCGCGTGGGTGTTGTCGGACGCTGTCGACTTCGCGCATGCCCATGGGTGGTCGGCTGTCGCAGACGCGGATTTCGATCGTGCGCTGGACGTCGCGCGCGCCGGCGCGGCGACGACGCTCGTCACCGGTTCATTCCATACGGTGGGCGATGCAATGGCGCGCTTGCAGGTGTCTCCGTTCGCCGGATAAATTGCATGGATGGTCTCAGGTGCACTGCCCGGATTCCGCGACTTCTATCCCGCCGAGCTCGCGGAACGCACGCACATTTTTGCGACGTGGCGTGAGGTAGCGCACCGGTTCGGGTTCGTCGAATATGACGGGCCGCCGCTCGAACCGCTCGAGTTGTACACGAAGAAGAGCGGCGACGAGATCGTGGGCCAGTTGTACAACTTTGTCGACAAAGGTGATCGTGCGATCGCGCTGCGACCGGAGATGACGCCGACGCTGGCGCGGATGGTGGCCGCGCGGGCGAACGCGCTCCGCAAGCCGGTGCGCTGGTTTTCGATTCCGCAGCTGTTTCGGTACGAGCGTGCGCAGCGCGGGCGGTTGCGCGAGCACTTTCAGTTGAACATGGACATCGTTGGCGAGTCGGATGTCACGGGCGACGCCGAGCTGCTCGCGGCCGCCATCGAGATCATGCGGCTGTTGGGCCTGGGGCCCGACGACGTGCGTGCACGGGTGAGCGATCGCCGGATCCTGCACGGCTACTTGCTGGCGAAGGACGTTCCCGACGTTGCCATGCCAGGCGTCCTAGCAGTGCTCGACAAGTTTGATCGCCAGCCACAGGAGGTATCCGAAGCGAAGCTCGGTGCTCTGGGGTTAGACAAAAGAGCGGTGAGTACGGTGATGGAAATTCCCAGGCACCACAGCCTCACCTCGATTAAAGCGCTTGCTGTGCCGGAAAACGAGCGGGCCGTCGCCGAATTCTTTCGGTATGCAGAATATCTCGAGGCGCTTGGGTGCAGCGAATACTTCCAGCCGGATCTATCCGTCGTTCGCGGCCTGGCGTATTACACGGGGATCGTGTTCGAGTTGTTCGACGCGAAAGGCGAGTTGCGCGCGATCTGCGGCGGCGGCCGCTACGACAATCTGCTCAAGCAGAGCGGGGGGCCGGATCTGCCTGCGTTAGGCTTTGGCATGGGCGACGTCGTGTTGGGCGAGCTGCTCCGCGCCAGGACCTTGATGCCGGCGCAGGCGGCCGGCCTCGACGTCTGGGTGGCGTTCGGCGAGTCGGCCGGGGTCAGCGACGCCATGCGCGTGTCGTCGCGGCTCCGCGCCCGTGGGTTGAGCGTCGAGTATGCGTTAGGCGGCCAGCAGTTGTCGCGCCAGCTCAAGGCGGCCGCCGCGGCGGGCGCGCGCGAGGCGGTCATCCTCGGCGCGCCCGACGTTGCGCCCGATGAGGCGACCGTCCGCCGGTTGGATGACGGGCACGAGCGCCGCGTCCGCCTCGATGAATGGATCGACGAAGCCGGGCCGGCTGCCGCGGCCCGTTCAACAACACACTCCTAATGTCCGACGAGAAGAAGCTCACGCCCCGCGCCGAGGACTTCAGCGCCTGGTACAACGACGTCGTCCTCCGGGCCGAGCTCGCCGATTACTCGCCGGTGCGCGGCTGCATGGTGATCCGCCCCGACGGCTACGGCATTTGGGAGCGCATGCAGCGCGCCCTCGATGACATGTTCAAGGCGACGGGACACCGCAACGCGTACTTTCCGCTCTTCATCCCCGAGAGCTATCTCCGCCGCGAAGCCGAACACGTGGAAGGCTTCGCCCCCGAGACGGCCGTCGTCACGCGCGGCGGCGGGAAGGAGCTCGAGGAGCCGCTGGTCGTTCGCCCAACGTCCGAGACCATCATTTACGCGATGTTCGCGAAGTGGGTGCAGAGCTATCGCGATCTGCCCCTGCTCATCAACCAGTGGGCAAACGTGGTGCGCTGGGAGATGCGGACGCGGCTCTTCCTGCGCACGCTCGAGTTCCTGTGGCAGGAAGGGCACACCGCGCACGCCACGCACGACGAAGCAGAGGCCGAGGCGCGTCAGATGTTAGGCGTGTACCGGCAGTTCATGGAGTCGTTCATGGCCATGCCGGTGGTCACCGGGCGCAAGACGGACGCCGAGCGATTTGCCGGCGCGCTGCGCACGTACTCCTGCGAAGCGATGATGCAGGACAACAAAGCGCTGCAAGCCGGCACGTCGCACAACCTCGGCCAGAATTTCGCGAAGGTGTTCGACCTCAAGTTCCAGACGGAGAGCGGGGGCACCGACTTCGCATGGAACACGAGCTGGGGCGCTTCGACGCGACTGGTCGGTGGCCTGGTGATGACCCACGGCGATGATTCCGGGCTGCGCGTGCCTCCGCGCCTTGCGCCCACCGAGGCGGTGGTCGTTCCCATCTGGCGCACCGATGAAGAGAAAGCGCGCGTGCTCGACGCCGCTCATGCCGTACGCGCCGATCTCGCGGGTCGCGTGCGCGTCCACGTCGACGCGCGCGACACGATGAAACCCGGCGCCAAATACTACGAGTGGGAGCTGCGCGGCGTACCCGTACGCATCGAGCTCGGCCCCCGCGATCTGGACAAGTCGCAGGCGGTGGTCGTGCGGCGCGACACGCGAGCCAAGCAGCCGGTTGCGTTAGGCGGCTTGGCCGCCGAGCTCGTGACGCTGCTGGTCACGATCCAGGATGACATGCTTGCCGCCGCGCGCACGCGCCGTGAAGAGCACAGCGTCCGCGGCCGTATCACGTACGATGCGTTCCGGCAGCGCATGGAAGGCGACGGCGCGTTCGTGTATGCCGGATGGTGCGGCGACGGCGCGTGCGAAGCCGCGATCAAGGAGGAAACGAAAGCCACGATCCGTGTGCTGCCCGACGAAGAGTTTCGTTCGCCGGAAGCGCCTCCCACGTGTCTCAAGTGCGGCCGTCCCTCCACCGGCGAGGCGCTGTGGGCGAGAGCGTATTGACCGCTGGCTTTGCTCCAGCCGACGGCGCGTTGGCGTGCGAGGGCGTGTCGCTCGAGACCATCGCGCACGAGGTAGGCACGCCGGTGTTCATCTACAGCGCCGGCGCGATCCGCGATGCGTACACGAGGCTCGATCGCGTGCTCGCGCCGGTGCCGCACCGGCTGCACTACAGCGTGAAGGCCAACTCGAGCCTCGCCGTGCTGGCGCTGATGCACTCGTTAGGCGCGGGGGTCGACATCGTCTCCGGCGGCGAGCTCTATCGTGCGCGCCTCGCCGGCCTCGCGGGACCGGACATCGTCTTCAGCGGTGTCGGCAAGACGGAGCACGAGCTTCGCGAGGCGCTCGCGGCCGGCATTCTGCTCTTCAACATCGAGTCGGAGGGCGAGCTGCGGCTGCTCGATCGCGTCGCCGGCGACATGCGGCTCACGGCGCCCGTCGCGCTCCGTGTGAATCCCGAAGTCTCCGTCGACACCCCGCACCATTACACGCGCACCGGCGAGCGCGGCGACAAGTTCGGCGTGCCCTATGGTGATGCGCTCGCCGTCGGCCGTCTCGCCTTCACGCTGCCGCATACCCGCCTGCTCGGCCTCGACATGCACATCGGGTCGCAGGTGTCGAGCGTCGATCCGTACCGCGATGGCATGCTGCGCCTGCTCGAGCTGGTGGACGACCTGCGCGCGGCGGGCGCGCCCGACTTGCGCTATCTGGACATCGGCGGCGGGCTGGCGGTGACGTACGACGCCGAAGACCCGATCGACCTCGACGCGTACGCGGCGGCCGTATTGCCTAACGCGGCGGCGGCGGCGCTCAAGCTCCTCGTCGAGCCGGGGCGCTATCTGGTGGGCAACGCGGGCGTGCTGTTGACGCGCGTGTTGTACCGCAAGGAAGGCGGCGGACGCGAGTTCGTGATCACCGACGCCGGCATGAACGACCTGCTGCGCCCGTCGCACTACAACGCCTACCACCGCATCGATTCCGTGCGGCCGCGGGGCGGACGCACGCGCGCCGACATCGTCGGCCCCGTGTGCGAGAGCGGCGACTTCTTTGCGTTAGGCAGGGAGGTGGACGACGTGCGGCCGGGCGACCTCCTGGCCATCCGGTCGGCGGGCGCGTACGGGTTCGCGATGTCGTCCAATTACAACTCCCGGCCGCGTGCCGCCGAGGTGATGGTGGATGGCGACCGGTTCGCGGTGATCACGGCACGGGAGCAGTACGAGGACCTGGTTCGGCGCGAGACGGTCCACCCGACGTGGAGGACAGCGTGATGCTCGTGGGCGTGCTGGCGGATACACACGATCGCCTGCCGGCGATCGCCGAGTTTACCAAGCGGTTCCGCGAGGCCGGTGTGGGCCTCGTGCTCCATGCCGGCGACTTCTGCGCCTCGTGGTCGTTGCGTCCCATCATCGCCGCCAACCTCGCGTTGGCGGGCGTGTACGGCCGCAACGACGGAGACCGCGAAGGCCTGCGCGCCGAAGCGGCCAAGGGCATGGGCACCGAGATCTACGAGGGACCGCACAGCGTCGAGGTGAACGGCGCGCGCATCTTGCTCGTGCACGACATCGGCGACGTGAGCGACCGCTCGGTGAGCGGACATTCCGTGGTGATCCACGGGTACACCCACAAGTGCCGCCGCGAGGTGACGGGAGACACGCTGCTGCTCAACCCGGGCGAAGCGTGCGGCTGGTTGTACGGTACGCCCGGCGCCGCGCTCCTCGACTTGGACACCAAAGAGGTCACGTTCATCACGCTCGAGGGCGAGCAGTGGCGCTGGTGACCGTTTCCGTTAGGCCATGACGCAGCCCGGCGCATCGCGCATTCTCGTTCTCGATTACGGGTCGCAGTTCACGCAGCTCATAGCGCGGCGCATTCGCGAAGCGCGCGTCTACTGCGAGATCCATCCGCCGACGCGCACGATCGACTGGATCCGGGACTGGCATCCGACCGGCATCATCCTGAGCGGGGGGCCGGCCTCGGTGTACGGCGACGACGTGCCGACCGCCGACCCCGCGCTCCTCGAGATCGCGCCGGTCCTCGGTATCTGCTACGGGATGATGCTCATCGCCCAACTGGAGGGCGGCAGCGTGTCGCGGGCCGGCCGGCGAGAATACGGTCGCGCCGAGCTCGAGATTCTCGAGCCCGAAGGCGTGTTCGCGGGATTCGCGCGCGGCGAGGAGATCACGGTATGGGCGAGCCACGGCGACTACGTGGAAACCCCGCCGCCTGGTTTCGAAGTGATCGCGCGCAGCGCGAACGCACCGATCGCCGGTATTCGTCATAGGTCCCGTCCGATCTCGGGTGTGTTGTTCCACCCCGAAGTGCAGCACACGCCGCGCGGTGGCGAGATCATCGCGAACTTCCTCTTCAATGTCTGCAAGGCCGAGCCGGGTTGGACGACCGGCGCATTCATCGAGGAAGAAGTGGCGCGGATCCGCGACCGCGTCGGCTCGGCGCGGGCGATCTGCGGGCTCTCGGGCGGCGTCGATTCGTCGGTGGCGGCGGCGCTCGTGCACCGCGCGATCGGCGACCGGCTCACGTGCATCTTCGTCGATCACGGTCTGTTGCGCCTGCACGAGCGGGAGCAGGTGGAGCGTACGTTCCGCGCGAACCTGGGCATCGACCTGGTGACGGTGGACGCCGCCGACAGATTCCTAACGGAGCTGTCGGGCGTCGACGACCCGGAGGAGAAGCGGCGGCGCATCGGTCACACGTTCATCGACGTGTTCGAGGACGCCGCGGCGCAGGTGGGCACAGGCGTGGAGTTCCTGGTGCAGGGCACGCTCTACCCCGATGTGATCGAATCCATCTCGCCGCGCGGCGGTCCATCGGTGACGATCAAAACGCACCACAACGTGGGCGGCCTCAAGCCGGGGATGTCGTTCAAGCTGATCGAGCCGCTGCGCGAGTTGTTCAAGGACGAGGTGCGCCAGGTGGGCAGGGAGTTAGGCCTGCCGGAAGAAATGGTTGGGCGGCACCCCTTCCCGGGCCCGGGCCTCGCCATCCGGATCTTGAGCGATGTCACGCGCCAGAAGCTCGAGGTGCTCCGTAAGGCAGACGCGATCTACCTCGAGGGAATTCGCGAAGCCGGACTCTACGACGACATCTGGCAAGCGTTCGCCGTGCTCCTGCCCGTGCGCAGCGTGGGTGTAATGGGCGATGCGCGCACGTACGACAACGCCGTCGCGCTCCGGGCGGTGACGAGCTCCGATGGTATGACAGCCGACTGGTTCCCGTTCCCGCCGGACGTGCTGGCCAACATCTCGAGCCGCATCATCAATGAAGTCGATGGCGTGAACCGCGTGGTGTACGACGTGAGCTCGAAACCGCCGGCGACCATCGAATGGGAATGAGCGGAACCGCCGGCGACGCGTCAGTGGTGATGCCTATCGGCCGAGCACGATATGCGTGGCGTGCTCGGTCGCCTGG
This genomic window from Gemmatimonadaceae bacterium contains:
- the rodA gene encoding rod shape-determining protein RodA — encoded protein: MMSSRRIVVDVPLVLTALLLSAYGICMVYSAGQTDVPTSATHAWASQIRWLIFGIVAAYAVSRASVRFFEWAALPTYLMSLVLLALLLVIGKGAGTAASHKSWIAIGGVRLGQPSELAKVTVVLMLARVLAARREPPKSLLDLWQPALVAFLPWALIMMQPDLGTGLVFIGIFFAMLYWSGVPFPLLVLVASPAVSLILAFNTSLWGAWFLLLLALVLWYKPFMLEGVGLMLANVVMGVVAPVLWERLAPYQRHRLLVFLDPSIDPRRSGWHVIQSQVAIGSGGWLGKGFLMGTQKRLAFLPEQHTDFIFAVLGEELGFIGVTVALMLFLFLLLRAVRVAERANDSFSSLVAMGLASSWLVHIIVNVGMTLNLMPITGIPLPFFSYGGSFMLACWLAIGLLSRISSEGRGARVGELAI
- a CDS encoding ABC transporter permease; protein product: MDGILRDLRHGARAYTRRPAFTTIVVATIALGVGANAAIFSVVSGILLRPLPYPHAEQVFSFGHEAPEWLTSEPDYLDYRREMTSVSGLSAYTRSEATLTNGDNPQRVRLVRASEGFFRVLGIPAMLGRTFEADEHVPRPAQVAVLSNGLWRRSFGADPSVIGRTIRVDGVSRVIVGVMPGRFDYPEARTDVWMPLPNFNPDSLADRSNYDLFMVGRLKPGVTLGHAAAEAAAIAHRIMRDNPQNFDPSRPLVPHLSAVSDDLVGKTRPYLFALLGAVSFVLMIACANVVNLLLVRGEGRQKEMALRSAIGASRARLTRQLLAESSLVALGGAALGLALAWAGGRGLRALAPSTIPRLDAIAIDWRVVAFTGVVACVTALVTGVLPALRASRVPAGEVLKDAGRVVGAHAGGRSVRRVLVMAEVALAVVAVGGAGMLLRSLWNLQSHRLGFDPHNVLTAGVSILRTDYDDAHAAVFFDELVKRIRVLPGVRDVGAVGWLPVVDAGGLWGYRAEGTDYSTTRWPDAVPQQITPGALAAMGIPVLAGRSFTDADRPGSLLVAIVSRGFADATWPAQDPLGKRFRLGGDSPDMTVVGVAGDFRSRGFDDAPEATMFFPYAQSGISAYAQPRQMKLVIRVDHDPGAKAAAVRAILHSLDAGAPLSEVRTLDEVVATSVSSRRFTTALLAGFAVLALVLAGVGTYGVVSYGVEQRGFEIGVRKALGAGDQAVMLLVMAEAMRVAVVGIAIGLIATAGVGRAIRSMLVDVPAIDPITLAGTAALLVIVAAAAAMLPAKRALDVSAADAMKA
- the accD gene encoding acetyl-CoA carboxylase, carboxyltransferase subunit beta: MVWFRKERKPRQPRREKLEIPADAWEKCEACGHTDLREKFVRNLNVCPQCDYHRSVRASDYVNILMDDGSWEELDVDLRSVDPLAFPDYPARLKKALAKAGDGDAIVTVGGTLGEMPINLGVLDFAFMGGSMGSVVGEKIARLGQRSLERKYPLVLVSASGGARMQEGILSLVQMAKTSALLAQLAERRIPYVSILTNPTMGGVSASFAMLGDAIIAEPGAVIGFAGPRVIKQTIGQDLPEGFQTAEFLLDHGMLDVVSHRRDLKSTVGQLLRHMSGQPAAAGWTSA
- a CDS encoding folylpolyglutamate synthase/dihydrofolate synthase family protein, which encodes MDIGLTTPATYHEALATLFARVSGGWKLGLDTTRALLASLGNPHDGLRVLHVAGTNGKGSVVSTLDALLRAEGLRVGRYTSPHLVDFRERIVVNGVPIGEDAVVDFIARWTPEVERLGATFFEATTCMAFEHFARANVDVAVLEVGLGGRLDATNVVTPDAAGITSIGLDHQQYLGDTTEAIAIEKAGIFKPGVPAVIGEADPAIRAQLAALARAAGATRALVIHDEWTLDAIDVDAGGTSFTLGAHGTERRLRTPLVGRYQASNTATAIAMLELAGGRYADAAARAEMTLANVAIPGRFQWCGGVIFDVAHNPAGTTVLCDTLATLTPPRPLVCLLTVLRDKDWRSMMATLASHVDRFVLTAPPSVPSDRAWVLSDAVDFAHAHGWSAVADADFDRALDVARAGAATTLVTGSFHTVGDAMARLQVSPFAG
- the hisS gene encoding histidine--tRNA ligase is translated as MVSGALPGFRDFYPAELAERTHIFATWREVAHRFGFVEYDGPPLEPLELYTKKSGDEIVGQLYNFVDKGDRAIALRPEMTPTLARMVAARANALRKPVRWFSIPQLFRYERAQRGRLREHFQLNMDIVGESDVTGDAELLAAAIEIMRLLGLGPDDVRARVSDRRILHGYLLAKDVPDVAMPGVLAVLDKFDRQPQEVSEAKLGALGLDKRAVSTVMEIPRHHSLTSIKALAVPENERAVAEFFRYAEYLEALGCSEYFQPDLSVVRGLAYYTGIVFELFDAKGELRAICGGGRYDNLLKQSGGPDLPALGFGMGDVVLGELLRARTLMPAQAAGLDVWVAFGESAGVSDAMRVSSRLRARGLSVEYALGGQQLSRQLKAAAAAGAREAVILGAPDVAPDEATVRRLDDGHERRVRLDEWIDEAGPAAAARSTTHS
- the proS gene encoding proline--tRNA ligase, with the protein product MSDEKKLTPRAEDFSAWYNDVVLRAELADYSPVRGCMVIRPDGYGIWERMQRALDDMFKATGHRNAYFPLFIPESYLRREAEHVEGFAPETAVVTRGGGKELEEPLVVRPTSETIIYAMFAKWVQSYRDLPLLINQWANVVRWEMRTRLFLRTLEFLWQEGHTAHATHDEAEAEARQMLGVYRQFMESFMAMPVVTGRKTDAERFAGALRTYSCEAMMQDNKALQAGTSHNLGQNFAKVFDLKFQTESGGTDFAWNTSWGASTRLVGGLVMTHGDDSGLRVPPRLAPTEAVVVPIWRTDEEKARVLDAAHAVRADLAGRVRVHVDARDTMKPGAKYYEWELRGVPVRIELGPRDLDKSQAVVVRRDTRAKQPVALGGLAAELVTLLVTIQDDMLAAARTRREEHSVRGRITYDAFRQRMEGDGAFVYAGWCGDGACEAAIKEETKATIRVLPDEEFRSPEAPPTCLKCGRPSTGEALWARAY
- the lysA gene encoding diaminopimelate decarboxylase, producing MGESVLTAGFAPADGALACEGVSLETIAHEVGTPVFIYSAGAIRDAYTRLDRVLAPVPHRLHYSVKANSSLAVLALMHSLGAGVDIVSGGELYRARLAGLAGPDIVFSGVGKTEHELREALAAGILLFNIESEGELRLLDRVAGDMRLTAPVALRVNPEVSVDTPHHYTRTGERGDKFGVPYGDALAVGRLAFTLPHTRLLGLDMHIGSQVSSVDPYRDGMLRLLELVDDLRAAGAPDLRYLDIGGGLAVTYDAEDPIDLDAYAAAVLPNAAAAALKLLVEPGRYLVGNAGVLLTRVLYRKEGGGREFVITDAGMNDLLRPSHYNAYHRIDSVRPRGGRTRADIVGPVCESGDFFALGREVDDVRPGDLLAIRSAGAYGFAMSSNYNSRPRAAEVMVDGDRFAVITAREQYEDLVRRETVHPTWRTA
- a CDS encoding YfcE family phosphodiesterase, producing the protein MLVGVLADTHDRLPAIAEFTKRFREAGVGLVLHAGDFCASWSLRPIIAANLALAGVYGRNDGDREGLRAEAAKGMGTEIYEGPHSVEVNGARILLVHDIGDVSDRSVSGHSVVIHGYTHKCRREVTGDTLLLNPGEACGWLYGTPGAALLDLDTKEVTFITLEGEQWRW